In Apteryx mantelli isolate bAptMan1 chromosome 18, bAptMan1.hap1, whole genome shotgun sequence, a single window of DNA contains:
- the TCFL5 gene encoding transcription factor-like 5 protein: MSGSAPEEAQTSVPQSTTGAPDPAPAAAGPGGSSDASFGEQNLSFTTTDLSLVEMTEIEYTQLQHILYSHMEAQASEGEVEARLNSALFSAGNSADTPLHQASLNASQDGCSSNSAGNQSLYPVLCQSGLPSDSGLLSSTPCVGPIDFQELRMMLLSESNLPSNQTDKTPNSSSVEVPGHSLVRVKHSDNVVGTNKENVLADGSALAPESRAKSAVRVRLEDRFNSIQAENPRCQEPQESGVTLNNLVTLIRQPSELMGVPLHQHQNKCATLVKNKAAAATTALQFTYPLFTMNARSTTGSANPSQTQTSGTSCTILEAAKHQDLGLPRTFSFCYHQEIESTKQTVGARNKALPEQVWIKVGEDALCKQAINKRSRSRISPLDTNVDRKPLSEIQNMRDSQSTASAQGPWQSAQSNSSIQIQGGTQEGISQRRERHNRMERDRRRRIRICCDELNLLVPFCTADTDKATTLQWTTAFLKYIHERHGDSLKKEFETVFCGKTGRRLKIARSDSFVARPVQENTHGYGDQVV, translated from the exons ATGTCAGGATCAGCGCCAGAGGAAGCTCAGACCTCAGTCCCTCAAAGCACAACTGGTGCTCCCGACCCCGCTCCGGCTGCTGCTGGACCTGGAGGCTCAAGTGACGCCTCCTTTGGTGAGCAAAACCTCAGCTTCACCACCACGGACCTCAGCCTGGTGGAGATGACGGAAATAGAGTACACCCAGCTCCAGCACATACTTTATTCCCATATGGAGGCACAAGCTAGCGAAGGTGAAGTGGAAGCTAGGCTCAACTCTGCTCTCTTCTCCGCTGGTAATTCGGCAGACACCCCTCTGCACCAGGCCTCACTGAACGCCAGTCAAGACGGGTGTTCGTCCAACAGCGCTGGGAACCAGTCACTTTACCCAGTGCTCTGTCAGTCAGGATTACCTTCTGACAGCGGTTTGCTAAGTTCAACCCCCTGCGTGGGCCCTATTGACTTTCAGGAGCTCAGAATGATGTTACTTAGTGAGTCCAATCTCCCTTCCAACCAAACAGATAAAACACCTAACAGTAGCTCTGTAGAAGTCCCAGGACACAGTTTAGTAAGAGTTAAACACAGTGACAATGTTGTTGGGACGAATAAAGAGAATGTACTTGCTGATGGTTCAGCGCTGGCGCCGGAGTCTAGAGCTAAGTCTGCGGTCAGAGTTCGACTGGAAGACAGATTCAACAGCATCCAGGCAGAAAACCCCAGATGTCAAGAACCCCAGGAATCGGGAGTAACTCTTAACAA tttagtaaCATTGATCCGGCAGCCGTCAGAACTGATGGGTGTTCCTCTCCACCAGCATCAGAATAAGTGTGCTACACTAGTGAAAAATAAGGCTGCAGCTGCAACTACTGCTTTACAGTTCACATATCCATTATTTACTATGAATGCGCGTTCTACTACTGGCAGTGCTAATCCTTCACAAACCCAG acCTCTGGAACATCATGCACTATTTTGGAAGCTGCCAAACATCAAGACCTTGGGTTACCTAGAACGTTCTCTTTCTGTTATCATCAGGAAATTGAATCCACGAAACAGACAGTAGGTGCTAGGAATAAAGCTTTGCCTGAGCAAGTTTGGATTAAAGTTGGAG AAGACGCCTTATGCAAGCAAGCAATAAATAAGAGAAGTCGCAGCCGAATAAGCCCACTGGATACAAATGTAGATCGAAAACCTCTTAGTGAAATTCAAAATATGCGTGATAGCCAAAGTACTGCATCTGCACAGGGTCCTTGGCAGTCAGCCCAGTCAAATTCAAGTATACAGATACAAGGTGGGACACAGGAAGGAATCTCCCAGCGAAGGGAAAGGCATAACCGCATGGAGAGAGACAGAAG GCGCAGAATCCGGATTTGTTGTGATGAACTGAATCTTCTGGTTCCGTTCTGTACTGCTGACACTGATAAGGCAACAACTTTACAATGGACAACTGCATTTCTGAAGTATATTCATGAAAGGCATGGAGACTCTCTGAAAAAG gAATTTGAGACTGTGTTCTGTGGTAAAACAGGCAGGAGACTAAAAATAGCAAGATCAGACTCATTTGTAGCACGTCCAGTGCAGGAAAACACGCACGGCTACGGAGATCAAGTAGTCTGA